The following proteins come from a genomic window of Ferrovibrio sp. MS7:
- a CDS encoding VOC family protein: MKLTSYYPVICTDSVAATQAYYQRHFDFAPAFEADWYVHLTSRHDATVHLAVLDAGHATIPEGYRQPLKGGLLLNFEVEDVDAAYARATAEGLDVRLALRDEPFGQRHFIVADPNGVLIDVIKPIPPSAEFAAQYAPEALPG, from the coding sequence GTGAAACTGACCAGCTATTACCCCGTGATCTGCACCGATTCCGTCGCCGCCACCCAGGCCTATTACCAGCGGCATTTCGACTTCGCCCCGGCCTTCGAGGCCGACTGGTATGTGCATCTCACCTCGCGCCACGATGCCACCGTGCATCTCGCCGTGCTGGATGCCGGCCATGCCACGATCCCAGAGGGCTACCGCCAGCCGTTGAAGGGCGGCCTGCTGCTGAATTTCGAGGTCGAGGACGTGGATGCCGCCTATGCCCGCGCCACTGCCGAGGGGCTGGATGTGCGCCTGGCGCTGCGCGACGAGCCGTTCGGCCAGCGCCATTTCATCGTCGCTGACCCGAATGGCGTGCTGATCGACGTGATCAAGCCGATCCCGCCCAGTGCGGAATTCGCGGCCCAGTATGCGCCCGAGGCGCTGCCGGGCTGA
- the hflC gene encoding protease modulator HflC, whose amino-acid sequence MNRTVVAALVVILIAAGALLKSSLFTVHQAQQALVVQFGDPRRVITEPGLHFKVPMIQDVIYFDKRILGLDAQPEEILTTDRRRLVVDSFVRYRIVDPLLYYQSVRNEALLRNNLAPSVANALRGAFGKLDAIAIVSGDRPAAMQAVSTVLEVDAKRLGIDIVDVRIKRADFPEAIGQAIFRRMQTEREREAKEQRATGFELSEKIRADAERQRTVLLADARKLSEVLRGEGDGARTRIFAEAANQDPEFYAFYRSLQAYSKSLQQSDTTMILSPDSEFFRYFTESPGAKSKR is encoded by the coding sequence ATGAACCGCACTGTCGTCGCCGCGCTGGTGGTGATTCTCATCGCCGCTGGTGCTCTTCTCAAGAGTTCGCTGTTCACCGTGCACCAGGCGCAACAGGCGCTGGTGGTGCAGTTCGGTGATCCACGCCGCGTCATCACCGAGCCAGGCCTGCACTTCAAGGTGCCGATGATCCAGGACGTGATCTATTTCGACAAGCGCATCCTCGGTCTGGACGCGCAGCCGGAAGAAATCCTCACCACCGACCGCCGCCGTCTGGTGGTGGACAGCTTCGTGCGCTACCGCATCGTCGATCCGCTGCTCTACTACCAGTCGGTGCGCAACGAAGCCTTGCTGCGCAACAACCTGGCGCCTTCGGTGGCCAACGCCTTGCGCGGCGCCTTCGGCAAGCTGGATGCCATCGCCATTGTTTCGGGTGATCGCCCGGCGGCGATGCAGGCGGTGAGCACCGTGCTGGAAGTGGATGCCAAGCGGCTTGGCATCGACATCGTGGATGTGCGCATCAAGCGCGCCGACTTCCCCGAGGCTATCGGTCAGGCGATTTTCCGCCGCATGCAGACCGAGCGCGAGCGCGAGGCCAAGGAGCAGCGCGCCACCGGCTTCGAGCTGAGCGAGAAGATCCGCGCCGATGCCGAGCGCCAGCGCACCGTGCTGCTGGCCGATGCGCGCAAGCTATCGGAAGTGCTGCGCGGTGAGGGCGATGGCGCCCGGACCCGGATTTTCGCGGAAGCCGCGAACCAGGACCCGGAATTCTACGCGTTCTACCGGTCGCTGCAGGCCTATTCCAAGTCGCTGCAGCAGAGCGACACCACGATGATTTTATCTCCCGACTCGGAGTTCTTCCGCTATTTTACGGAAAGCCCCGGGGCGAAGTCGAAACGCTAG
- the hflK gene encoding FtsH protease activity modulator HflK, whose translation MPWSNQGGGGGWQGGGGGRGPWGQGPRGGGPTGGGGNGGGPIPPNLEDLLRKGQDRMRDMMPGGNFSARGIALLFLAAIAVWMGSGIYRVDTNEAGVVLRFGRFADITQPGLRWHWPWPIESVLTPRVTTVNREEIGFRTVGETSTRAGQSRDVPEESLMLTGDENIVDIDFTVLWQVKDPQLYLFNVSDVQRTIKQVAESAVREVVGKNPIQFTLTEGRTKIADDSRLLMQSVLDGYKAGVTINQVALQRTEPPASVIDAFRDVQAAQADRERAQNEAEAYRNDILPRARGEVQRILQQAEAYKQEVIANSQGEAARFISVYNEYKLAKDVTAKRMYLETMESILRGTNKVIMDTSAGGQGVVPYLPLPELQKKK comes from the coding sequence ATGCCCTGGAGCAATCAAGGTGGTGGTGGCGGTTGGCAAGGCGGCGGCGGTGGCCGCGGCCCCTGGGGCCAAGGCCCGCGCGGTGGTGGCCCCACCGGCGGCGGCGGCAACGGCGGTGGCCCGATTCCGCCCAATCTTGAAGACCTGCTCCGCAAGGGCCAGGACCGCATGCGGGACATGATGCCCGGCGGCAATTTCTCGGCGCGCGGCATTGCGCTGCTGTTCCTTGCCGCCATCGCGGTGTGGATGGGCAGCGGCATCTACCGCGTCGATACCAATGAAGCCGGCGTGGTGCTGCGTTTCGGTCGTTTCGCCGATATTACCCAGCCGGGCCTGCGCTGGCATTGGCCGTGGCCGATCGAGTCGGTGCTCACCCCGCGCGTCACCACGGTGAACCGCGAGGAAATCGGCTTCCGCACCGTCGGCGAGACCAGCACCCGCGCCGGCCAGAGCCGCGACGTGCCGGAAGAAAGCCTGATGCTCACCGGCGACGAGAATATCGTCGATATCGATTTCACCGTGCTGTGGCAGGTCAAGGATCCGCAGCTTTATCTGTTCAATGTCTCCGATGTGCAGCGCACCATCAAGCAGGTGGCGGAAAGCGCCGTACGCGAAGTGGTGGGCAAGAACCCGATCCAGTTCACGCTGACCGAGGGCCGCACCAAGATCGCCGATGACTCGCGCCTGCTGATGCAGAGCGTGCTGGATGGTTACAAGGCCGGCGTCACCATCAACCAGGTGGCGTTGCAGCGTACCGAGCCGCCGGCATCGGTCATTGATGCCTTCCGCGACGTGCAGGCCGCACAGGCCGACCGCGAGCGCGCGCAGAACGAAGCCGAGGCCTACCGCAACGATATCCTGCCGCGCGCCCGCGGCGAGGTGCAGCGCATCCTGCAGCAGGCGGAAGCCTACAAGCAGGAAGTGATCGCCAATTCCCAAGGTGAAGCGGCGCGCTTCATCTCGGTCTACAACGAATACAAGCTGGCCAAGGATGTAACCGCCAAGCGCATGTATCTTGAGACCATGGAGAGCATCCTGCGCGGCACCAACAAGGTGATAATGGATACCAGTGCAGGCGGCCAGGGCGTGGTGCCCTATCTGCCGCTGCCCGAACTGCAGAAAAAGAAGTAA
- a CDS encoding TetR/AcrR family transcriptional regulator: MQEEKHKAAKLPRQSPRQSPRQSKAEKHAATRAALLGVARRLFAERGYAGTGTEDVVREAEVTRGALYYHFADKRALFEALVEQEAATVLAAINRAAEGAQNPLDALQRGSRAFLEACLAPGTRQIYLLDAPSVLGWPRWREIDGRHAMGSLRYGVEAAVAALPPERQLSAEALTYLLSGAMNEAVLWLAEAKDERAAQQACERALDRILALLFGN; the protein is encoded by the coding sequence ATGCAAGAAGAAAAGCATAAGGCTGCCAAACTGCCCAGGCAGAGCCCCAGGCAAAGCCCCAGGCAAAGCAAAGCCGAGAAGCATGCCGCCACCAGGGCGGCGCTGCTGGGCGTGGCGCGGCGGCTTTTCGCCGAGCGCGGCTATGCCGGCACCGGCACCGAGGACGTGGTGCGCGAGGCCGAAGTGACGCGCGGCGCGCTCTATTATCACTTTGCCGACAAGCGGGCGTTGTTCGAGGCCCTGGTGGAGCAGGAAGCCGCCACGGTGCTGGCGGCGATCAACCGGGCAGCGGAAGGCGCGCAAAACCCGCTCGACGCCCTGCAGCGCGGCAGCCGCGCCTTCCTGGAAGCCTGTCTTGCCCCCGGCACGCGGCAGATCTACCTGCTGGATGCGCCTTCCGTGCTCGGCTGGCCGCGCTGGCGCGAGATCGACGGCCGCCATGCCATGGGCTCGCTGCGCTATGGCGTGGAAGCGGCGGTGGCGGCCCTGCCACCGGAGCGCCAGCTTTCGGCGGAAGCCCTCACCTATCTGCTCTCCGGCGCCATGAACGAAGCCGTGCTGTGGCTGGCCGAGGCTAAGGACGAGCGCGCCGCCCAGCAAGCTTGTGAGCGCGCGCTGGACCGGATACTGGCGCTGCTGTTTGGGAACTAG
- the apbC gene encoding iron-sulfur cluster carrier protein ApbC — MTGVTEAQVLEALRGVVDPDHGKNVVELGMVGGLVVKGSNIGFVLEVAAQDGPRKEPLRKACESAVAALAGVTSVTAVLTAQTQGKAAPKQAGPRQAAHDHHGHDHHGHSHAPAKPAAAAQPTVGERPGVPGIKAIIAVASGKGGVGKSTTAVNLALAMARQGRKVGILDADIYGPSVPRMLGISGKPHSPDGKKLQPMLGWGLPAMSMGFLVAEDTPMIWRGPMVMSALEQMLRDVTWGELDVLVVDMPPGTGDAQLTMAQRVPLAGAVIVSTPQDIALLDARKGLNMFRRVDVPVFGIIENMSYFCCPNCGHRSDIFSHGGARKTAEELGCDFLGELPLVMAIRETSDGGTPIVMSQPDSAEAKAYAAIAAQVLAKIEHGAGKAAGPRIVIQ, encoded by the coding sequence ATGACCGGGGTGACTGAAGCGCAAGTTCTGGAGGCTTTGCGCGGGGTTGTGGACCCTGATCATGGCAAGAATGTGGTGGAACTCGGCATGGTTGGCGGCCTGGTGGTGAAAGGCAGCAATATCGGCTTCGTGCTGGAAGTTGCAGCCCAGGACGGCCCACGCAAGGAGCCTTTGCGCAAGGCCTGCGAGAGCGCCGTGGCCGCCCTGGCCGGCGTCACCTCCGTCACCGCCGTTCTCACTGCTCAAACGCAGGGCAAGGCCGCGCCCAAGCAGGCGGGGCCCAGGCAGGCCGCCCACGATCATCATGGCCACGATCATCACGGGCATTCTCACGCCCCCGCGAAGCCGGCTGCCGCTGCACAACCGACTGTCGGCGAACGGCCGGGCGTGCCAGGGATCAAGGCGATCATCGCCGTGGCGTCGGGCAAGGGCGGCGTCGGCAAATCCACCACCGCCGTTAACCTCGCCCTGGCGATGGCGCGCCAGGGCCGCAAGGTCGGCATTCTCGACGCCGATATCTACGGCCCCTCGGTGCCGCGCATGCTGGGCATCAGCGGCAAGCCGCATTCGCCGGATGGCAAGAAGCTGCAGCCGATGCTGGGCTGGGGCCTGCCGGCGATGTCGATGGGCTTCCTGGTGGCCGAGGACACGCCGATGATCTGGCGCGGCCCGATGGTGATGAGCGCGCTGGAGCAGATGCTGCGCGATGTTACCTGGGGCGAACTCGACGTGCTGGTGGTGGACATGCCCCCGGGCACCGGCGATGCGCAGCTCACCATGGCGCAGCGCGTGCCGCTGGCCGGCGCGGTGATCGTTTCGACACCGCAGGACATCGCGCTGCTGGATGCGCGCAAGGGCCTCAACATGTTCCGCCGCGTCGATGTGCCGGTCTTCGGCATCATCGAGAATATGAGCTATTTCTGCTGCCCGAATTGCGGCCACCGCTCGGACATCTTCTCACATGGCGGCGCGCGCAAGACGGCGGAGGAACTCGGCTGCGACTTCCTCGGCGAATTGCCGCTGGTGATGGCGATCCGCGAGACTTCGGACGGCGGCACGCCGATCGTGATGAGCCAGCCAGACAGCGCCGAGGCCAAGGCCTACGCGGCGATTGCCGCGCAGGTGCTGGCGAAGATCGAGCATGGCGCCGGCAAGGCCGCCGGGCCGCGCATCGTCATTCAATAA
- a CDS encoding Do family serine endopeptidase: MGMMPSLKGQIPFKNLVSLKSLAAALLAAQLLLGAAATAQARAPEGDFADLAEQLLPSVVNISTTQTVKNRPGGSLPEGMPQFPPGSPFEEFFKDFFDRQQKGQGGGGNRPPRQVSSLGSGFIVDARGYVVTNNHVIADADEVRVILHDNTELPAKIIGRDPEVDLAVLKVEPKQPLKPINWGESGKARVGEWVLAIGNPLGLGGTVTAGIISARGRDIGAGRYDDFIQTDASINKGNSGGPLFNRAGEVIGINTAIFSQSGGSIGIGFSVPSAMARPVVQQLIEFGRTKRGWLGVQIQSVTDEMVEDLGLDKARGALVAKVVPGGPAEKAGIQSGDVIVSFDGKPIASTNALTRTVAETTVGKAVPVELQRKGKKVTVRATLGELEQAMASAEAPPAKGSDPKQRPARGETALADLGVKIAPLNAETRKRFDIKDDVKGVVVVDVDADGPAAKRDVRAGDVIVEVSQSEVRNPEDAAEMLKALRDAKRKVALLQILRGGEPRFVPVPLKS, from the coding sequence ATGGGTATGATGCCGTCTCTCAAGGGCCAGATTCCGTTCAAGAATCTTGTTTCCCTCAAGAGTTTGGCCGCAGCTTTGCTCGCCGCACAGCTCCTGCTTGGCGCGGCGGCGACCGCCCAGGCGCGGGCGCCGGAAGGCGATTTCGCCGATCTGGCCGAGCAGTTGCTGCCCTCGGTGGTGAATATCTCCACCACCCAGACGGTGAAGAACCGCCCTGGCGGCAGCCTGCCGGAAGGCATGCCGCAATTTCCGCCGGGGTCGCCTTTCGAGGAATTCTTCAAGGATTTCTTCGACCGCCAGCAGAAGGGCCAGGGCGGTGGTGGCAATCGTCCGCCGCGCCAGGTGTCCTCGCTCGGTTCCGGTTTCATCGTCGATGCCCGTGGTTATGTGGTCACTAACAATCACGTGATCGCCGATGCCGACGAGGTCCGCGTCATCCTGCACGACAACACCGAATTGCCGGCCAAGATCATCGGCCGCGACCCGGAAGTCGATCTCGCCGTCCTTAAAGTGGAGCCGAAGCAGCCGCTGAAGCCGATCAACTGGGGTGAGTCGGGCAAGGCCCGGGTCGGCGAATGGGTGCTGGCCATCGGCAACCCGCTGGGCTTGGGCGGCACTGTCACCGCCGGCATTATCTCGGCCCGTGGCCGCGATATCGGCGCCGGCCGTTACGATGACTTCATCCAGACCGACGCCTCGATCAACAAGGGCAATTCCGGCGGCCCGCTGTTCAACCGTGCCGGCGAGGTGATCGGCATCAACACCGCGATCTTCTCGCAGTCTGGCGGCTCCATCGGCATCGGCTTCTCGGTGCCCTCGGCCATGGCCCGCCCGGTGGTGCAGCAACTGATCGAATTCGGCCGCACCAAGCGCGGCTGGCTCGGCGTGCAGATCCAGTCGGTCACCGACGAGATGGTGGAAGACCTCGGCCTTGATAAGGCCCGTGGCGCCCTGGTTGCCAAGGTGGTGCCGGGTGGCCCGGCCGAGAAGGCCGGTATCCAGTCCGGCGACGTCATCGTCAGCTTCGATGGCAAGCCGATTGCCTCCACCAATGCGCTCACCCGTACCGTGGCCGAAACCACGGTCGGCAAGGCGGTGCCGGTCGAATTGCAGCGCAAGGGCAAGAAAGTCACCGTGCGTGCCACGCTCGGCGAACTGGAGCAGGCCATGGCCTCGGCGGAAGCGCCGCCGGCCAAGGGCAGTGATCCGAAGCAGCGCCCGGCGCGCGGCGAGACGGCTTTGGCCGATCTCGGCGTCAAGATCGCGCCGCTGAATGCCGAGACGCGCAAGCGTTTCGACATCAAGGACGATGTGAAGGGCGTTGTGGTGGTGGACGTGGATGCCGATGGCCCGGCGGCCAAGCGCGACGTGCGTGCCGGCGATGTCATCGTCGAGGTGTCGCAATCCGAGGTGCGCAACCCCGAGGATGCCGCCGAGATGCTGAAGGCGCTGCGCGATGCCAAGCGCAAGGTGGCCCTGCTGCAGATACTGCGCGGCGGCGAACCACGCTTCGTGCCGGTCCCGCTGAAGTCGTAA